A single region of the Sorghum bicolor cultivar BTx623 chromosome 9, Sorghum_bicolor_NCBIv3, whole genome shotgun sequence genome encodes:
- the LOC8077666 gene encoding probable leucine-rich repeat receptor-like protein kinase At5g49770, which yields MSLPIALVVGIAAGGATLLAAAAVLLALWCAARRRARRNRNSDTGSSDPSTLVEWGKGGRSSLAPEPEHQVARQFSLEDLVQATKNFSDANIVGAGSFGLVYMGLLLDGTVVAIKRRVGAATQVFADEVRWLSEIRHRNIVTLIGYCQEGGLQMLVYEYLPNGSVCGHLYDTRKGSATRLEFKQRLSIAIGAAKGLNHLHSLDPPLIHKDFKTNNVLVDENFIAKVADAGLVRLIRGSDDAGPSHGFSNSVYQDPEVQSMTQFSESSDVYSFGVFLLELITGREAASLIPTDSREYLAHWMEAHFSSNELIDPRLAGNFTAEGMKELVGLAFQCLNPSSRRRPRMRLVATELDRILETEMSMTTFMGDGTAIVTLGSQLFTS from the exons ATGTCATTGCCGATCGCCCTTGTAGTCGGCATTGCCGCCGGTGGCGCCACCTTGctcgcggcggcggccgtgCTGCTCGCGCTCTGGTGCGCTGCGCGGCGGAGGGCGCGGCGTAACCGCAACTCCGACACCGGCTCCTCCGACCCCTCAACGCTAG TGGAGTGGGGAAAGGGGGGCAGGAGCTCGTTGGCACCGGAGCCGGAGCATCAGGTTGCGAGGCAATTCTCGCTCGAGGACCTGGTGCAGGCCACCAAGAACTTCAGCGACGCGAACATCGTCGGCGCCGGGAGCTTCGGGTTGGTGTACATGGGCCTGCTTCTCGATGGCACTGTTGTCGCGATCAAGAGGCGCGTGGGGGCAGCAACGCAGGTGTTTGCTGATGAG GTTAGGTGGCTTTCAGAGATTCGTCACCGAAACATCGTAACTCTCATTGGTTACTGTCAAGAAGGGGGTCTACAAATGCTGGTGTATGAGTACCTGCCCAATGGCAGTGTCTGTGGCCATCTGTATG ATACCAGGAAAGGCTCCGCAACACGGCTTGAGTTCAAACAAAGGCTCTCAATAGCCATTGGAGCAGCTAAAG GTTTGAATCATCTACACAGTCTTGATCCTCCTTTGATACACAAAGACTTCAAGACAAACAATGTGCTGGTTGATGAAAATTTCATTGCAAAGGTGGCTGATGCTGGACTTGTTAGGTTAATTAGAGGATCTGACGATGCTGGCCCATCACATGGGTTTAGTAACAGTGTTTACCAAGATCCAGA GGTACAATCGATGACTCAGTTCTCTGAAAGCAGCGATGTGTACAGCTTTGGAGTTTTCCTTTTGGAGCTAATTACTGGCAGGGAAGCGGCGTCCTTGATACCTACAGATTCCAGAGAATATCTGGCCCACTGG ATGGAAGCGCATTTCAGTTCAAATGAACTGATTGACCCAAGATTAGCCGGCAACTTCACTGCAGAAGGTATGAAGGAGCTTGTCGGCCTGGCCTTTCAATGCTTGAACCCATCATCGAGACGCCGACCAAGGATGAGGCTAGTCGCGACCGAACTAGACCGGATTCTGGAGACGGAGATGTCCATGACAACATTCATGGGCGACGGAACCGCCATCGTCACGCTCGGGAGCCAATTGTTCACGTCATGA
- the LOC8077918 gene encoding succinate dehydrogenase subunit 4, mitochondrial, translating to MASRILARSKALNLAAALNRAAADAAPPIAGARALSSLPRYPSAPSPHALGKFLGYEPTSHLSGAQVLPRWFSSLASNGSQMQKSQISETYKSSEEATPKVMAFSPLEAAIAKPRSSPLTSESSKVRRSEMASKITFYMIPAMLLVSKNSISTSLMVGAVFHQVYMFHKEILLDYVHHDITRKWALIYLKLLLLVMAKDTIMYFNLF from the exons ATGGCGTCGCGGATCCTGGCCCGATCCAAGGCCCTCAACCTCGCCGCCGCCCTcaaccgcgccgccgccgacgcagcGCCGCCGATCGCCGGAGCCCGCGCGCTCTCGTCCCTGCCCCGCTACCCGTCCGCCCCGTCGCCCCATGCGCTCGGCAAG TTTCTGGGATATGAACCAACATCTCACCTCAGTGGAGCACAAGTTTTACCTCGTTGGTTTTCCTCTCTAGCATCCAATGGATCCCAGATGCAGAAGTCACAG ATCTCTGAGACATACAAGTCAAGTGAGGAAGCCACACCAAAGGTTATGGCCTTCAGCCCGCTAGAAGCAGCTATCGCTAAACCTAGAAGTAGTCCCCTGACAAGTGAGAGTTCTAAAGTAAGGCGATCAGAGATGGCAAGCAAAATCACCTTTTACATGATCCCAGCTATGCTTCTTGTCTCCAAGAACAGCATAAGTACCTCTCTTATGGTCGGCGCGGTGTTCCATCAAGTATACATGTTCCACAAGGAGATTCTTCTGGACTACGTGCACCATGATATCACCAGAAAGTGGGCTTTGATATACTTGAAGCTGCTTTTGCTGGTGATGGCGAAGGACACCATCATGTACTTTAATCTGTTTTAA